One Mercurialis annua linkage group LG3, ddMerAnnu1.2, whole genome shotgun sequence DNA window includes the following coding sequences:
- the LOC130015264 gene encoding uncharacterized protein LOC130015264, giving the protein MEYEVGEKVFLKVSPWKGILRFGKQGKLSPRYTGPYEIIERIGPLAYRLALPGELSQIHDVFPVSMLQRYRSDPSHVIQEPEVELTEKLVYKEEPIEILGTEEATWEVEEHMRMKYPYLFHDGGKFFNFETKFSKVGRVVTPTFKYHIVMLMHFIHFMIKSK; this is encoded by the exons ATGGAATATGAAGTGGGTGAGAAAGTATTCTTGAAAGTATCTCCATGGAAAGGAATTCTGAGATTTGGCAAGCAAGGAAAGCTTAGTCCAAGATATACTGGACCATATGAAATCATTGAGCGAATTGGACCACTAGCTTATCGACTTGCATTACCGGGAGAGTTATCACAGATACATGATGTGTTCCCTGTTTCCATGTTACAAAGATATAGATCTGATCCTAGTCATGTGATACAAGAACCAGAGGTAGAACTCACAGAGAAATTGGTATACAAAGAGGAACCTATAGAAATACTGGGAACAGAG GAAGCTACATGGGAGGTGGAAGAACACATGAGAATGAAATATCCTTATCTTTTTCATGATGGTGGTAAGTTCTTCAATTTCGAGACGAAATTTTCTAAGGTGGGAAGAGTTGTAACACCCACATTCAAATATCATATAGTTATGCTCATGCATTTCATTCATTTTATGATTAAGAGTAAGTGA